From a region of the Cervus canadensis isolate Bull #8, Minnesota chromosome 33, ASM1932006v1, whole genome shotgun sequence genome:
- the TBPL1 gene encoding TATA box-binding protein-like 1 has protein sequence MDADSDVALDILITNVVCVFRTRCHLNLRKIALEGANVIYKRDVGKVLMKLRKPRITATIWSSGKIICTGATSEEEAKFGARRLARSLQKLGFQVIFTDFKVVNVLAVCNMPFEIRLPEFTKNNRPHASYEPELHPAVCYRIKSLRATLQIFSTGSITVTGPNVKAVATAVEQIYPFVFESRKEIL, from the exons ATGGATGCAGACAGTGATGTTGCATTGGACATTCTAATTACAAATGTAGTCTGTGTTTTTAGAACAAGATGCCATTTGAACTTAAGGAAGATTGCTTTAGAGGGAGCAAATGTAATTTATAAGCGTGATGTTGGA aaAGTATTAATGAAGCTTAGAAAGCCTAGAATTACAGCTACAATTTGGTCCTCAGGAAAAATTATTTGCACTGGAGCAACAAG TGAAGAAGAAGCTAAATTTGGTGCCAGACGTTTAGCCCGTAGTCTCCAGAAACTAGGATTTCAG GTAATATTTACAGATTTTAAGGTTGTTAACGTTTTGGCAGTGTGTAACATGCCATTTGAAATCCGTTTGCCAGAATTCACAAAGAACAATAGACCTCATGCCAG TTATGAACCTGAACTTCATCCTGCTGTGTGCTATCGGATAAAATCGCTAAGAGCTACATTACAGATTTTTTCAACAGGAAGTATCACAGTAACAG GACCCAACGTAAAGGCTGTCGCTACCGCTGTGGAACAGATTTACCCGTTCGTGTTTGAAAGCAGGAAAGAGATTTTATAA